A window of Fusarium musae strain F31 chromosome 1, whole genome shotgun sequence genomic DNA:
TTACGACGTACACCTTCTCCAAACCAGAGAGCTATGTCATTGGCTGGGTATCCAGTTCCTCTAGTTTTCCCGAATCTCACTTACAGCCACTTTCCATCAGACCGGTCCCATCCAATGATACATCCTCCGATCAACTATGCGCCACATATGGGACCATCTCTGGTGCCGTCTACGATGCCATACTCGCCTCTAACATTGCCTCTGGCCCCGGTCCCGTGGTCAGCCCATTCGGCTCAACCAGGAATGATGATGGACTATCCGGTGGACTATGATAGTCGTTATGCACAAATGGATTGGCCTTCATTTGAGGGGGGGAGTGGGATGTATTATGCGCCGCAGCCGCCACGGCATTTCGTTTATTATCAGCCAGAGTCACATGGACGACGACAAATGCAGCCCTATAGTCAATACCGAATGCATTTGCAGCCTCCTCAAAGGTCTGAGTTGTACCCAGCTTCCCAGGGCAGTGATTCACAAAGTGACTCGAGGACTCAGCCTACAGGAAGCCAGCATGAGAAAAAGGCCAGTACCTCTAGTTCCGCCAAGGCAAGCAACTTTAGCTCCGGTGCAGCTACCAATGTGTCTGATACGACGACCCCTTTGAGAACTCAATTCGATATAATCAATGATCAAAGTGGAGGGGCACAGCTGAGGTCAAAGCACAACAAGTATCCTGATATTTAGATGACTTCAGTGCCTGTTGGTAAAGACCGTCAACTCCTCAGTGCTGTTTGCAGTGACGACACCACGCAAGAGGAAGTCAAGAAAGAACTCCGCAAGGTGGCTGACTATAGTAAGATTAAAGGATTCATCCCAACTCGACAGGCACAGAATTCGCACGATTCTCCTCGCGTTGTGAGAGGTGCGAAGATCAACCTTAAGCGAGAGACTACACCTCAAGAGGAGAACAAAGGTCGAGAGACTGATAAACTGGTCGATCCGCTCCAGAATGCACCCAGAGGTCCATCTTCCGCCCGCCAACTTCCTCAGACGTTCAGTTCTACCTTGAAGCAGACTTTCAATTTGAATGGATCTGAGTCGGGTTCATGGTCCCAATCCAAAAGATGGATAAGCTTTGCTACAAGGGAACGGCAGGCCTTTCAGAAGGTGATGGCCAATCTACGTTACATGAGCGCTGACCAGTCTCCATTTGTTCCTCAGAGCCCAGTAGAGCTGACAGCTTTCAAGGCGAATCTGGCAGAATCAAAGACAAGGAAGCTCGATCAAGAGGTTAAGCAACGTCTAGCAAAGACGAATGCGAGCGTCGCTGAAGGCGTGGGGACTCAATTCAAACCTGTTGTGAAGCTCCTCCAGGGGAAGAATTTTGCCGATTGTCTTTCCCCCGTGTTCGCAGCTAGCAATTGCTTCAGCACATCACGGAATCAGGCGCCTTGTGGTGCTGGATGGCCAACTCTCGCCGAATTCAAGGAAGAGGGAGACGAACGCTCCAGTCGACAGGGCCGGTGCCTGCCTCTCCCAAAGCTGGATCTCGTTTTTCGCACATCATCTTCAGAAATATCTGCGGCTTGCAGCTCTGAGAGGGCAGTCCGTAACGACAGGAGAACTGTTCAAGTTGGATCCCATTATCTTTGTCCTGTGACGCCAGAAGAGCCTTCTATTACCCCACCGATCGAGCTGCAGTCAGACGAAGCCCCTTTCATTCCCGCTACACTCCTTCAATCCATAAATGCTACCGAAGATGACGCGGAATGGACGGAAGGGGACAACGAGAAGTGTGATAGGACAGGAGCTGGGGAGAAGGCCGAGGGAAAAGGAGCAAGAGATTGAAAAGAGGGAAAACTCAAAGTGGAAACCGGCAGAAAACTGAATGGGCTACCTATGGCATGCGCTTAACATCATTTTCCCAATAAATGATTGGATGTGCCAGCGCCGACGATACGCTTGGAGGCGCTTTGGACAGACTTTTGAGATTTTGGGGCCAGTAGTGCTAGGAAGATCTTCACGATCCTTGCTAACAAATTTGAAGGAATTCAGACGTTGGAAGTGCAGCAGATAGATGCTATATCAAAAGAGAATATAAACCAAGTGAACCTGGCCCTGACACTGACACTGACACTGACACTGGCAAGACGCTAGTATAAGGTGTTCAGTGAACACTTGGCACACTTTTCCAGGTCATGCTGATTTTCATGATGTGAGTTGGTTGGGTGTTATACTATTGGTCACTACCTTCCTACTTAGTTTACAGGGGAGGTTCATCAGGCCCTGCGCTAGAACTCTAGAACTCTTCGCTCTCTCTCCAGCTCGAGTGGAACATCTATCTTCCCGAGTCACGTGCTCCTCTTACCGAATCAGTTCTGGCAAGCCCTAACGTCGCACTTGCCAAATTCTCCACCCACGTTTCCGTAGCTTGAATCCTCGTTCAGCCAAAAAGTTCTTCACGACCATCCGCCAATTCGATTGCCTGGTGAGcgccaacatcatcaggTAAGTTGCCATACGACAAGAACGAAGAGACGAATTAATCAATACGCTGCGCTGCTCGATGATTCCCTATCTCGAAGAACCCGCCGATTGAGTTGCTCGCTCTTCTATGTTCTCCCTGTCTCCGTCAAGCAAAGACACCAGCTAACCACttcgtctttttcttctttcttgcagAAACCGCAATCATGGGTATCTCGCGTGACTCTCGACACAAGCGCTCCGCCTCCGGTGCCAAGCGTGCCTACTACCGTGCGTAATAATCCGAAAGCCCGTATGATCCTCTTGGACATGCGTTCTGACCTTTGACAACAGGGAAGAAGCGCGCTTTCGAAGCTGGTCGCCAGGGTGCAAACACCCGTATTGGCCCCAAGCGCATTCACACCGTCCGAACCCGAGGTGGTAACCACAAGTACCGTGCCCTCCGTCTCGACTCCGGCAACTTTGCCTGGGGCTCTGAGGGTCTGACCCGCAAGACCCGTGTCATTGCCGTCGCCTACCACCCTTCCAACAATGAGCTTGTCCGAACCAACACCCTCACCAAGAGCGCCGTCGTCCAAGTTGATGCCGCTCCCTTCCGACAATGGTACGAGGCCCACTACGGCCAGGCCATCGGCCGAAGACGCCAGAAGGCtcaggctgcc
This region includes:
- a CDS encoding hypothetical protein (EggNog:ENOG41), which codes for MTSVPVGKDRQLLSAVCSDDTTQEEVKKELRKVADYSKIKGFIPTRQAQNSHDSPRVVRGAKINLKRETTPQEENKGRETDKLVDPLQNAPRGPSSARQLPQTFSSTLKQTFNLNGSESGSWSQSKRWISFATRERQAFQKVMANLRYMSADQSPFVPQSPVELTAFKANLAESKTRKLDQEVKQRLAKTNASVAEGVGTQFKPVVKLLQGKNFADCLSPVFAASNCFSTSRNQAPCGAGWPTLAEFKEEGDERSSRQGRCLPLPKLDLVFRTSSSEISAACSSERAVRNDRRTVQVGSHYLCPVTPEEPSITPPIELQSDEAPFIPATLLQSINATEDDAEWTEGDNEKCDRTGAGEKAEGKGARD
- the RPS8A gene encoding ribosomal protein S8A; translation: MGISRDSRHKRSASGAKRAYYRKKRAFEAGRQGANTRIGPKRIHTVRTRGGNHKYRALRLDSGNFAWGSEGLTRKTRVIAVAYHPSNNELVRTNTLTKSAVVQVDAAPFRQWYEAHYGQAIGRRRQKAQAAKEGKTEEEVKKSNAVEKKQAARLSSRGKVESAIEKQFEAGRLYAVVSSRPGQSGRVDGYILEGEELAFYQRKLHK